The genomic DNA GATGCATGGCAGGAAATGCagaacaatacagtacaatattgTTGCTTATGTTACTTGAGTGGTGATGAAAATGACATTCAACTACATTTAAACAATACCGTTAcagcaattgtgtgtgtgttacaggaaATCACTTTAAATTAGTTATTTCCTCAGGGTTAAAACATTTGCATAGTTTGCATAACAGTTGGCTAAGACAGAGCAAATCTTATATTGTCACAACTATGGACCTTAATATGTGAACTTAATGGGTTATTGtatataaaatatacttaaaaGGGGCATAAGTTTGCCCTGTTTTACAATATTTGTTGAAAGGCAATCAGACATTTGTATAAACTTTTGAATCAGCCTGGGAGAAAGAGGTCCCTCTACTCCTTGAAGAGCGTTCCTCCTCATCAAAAGCATTTTCAATCTTAGAAAGGAATGAGTTAAAGAATTTCTGCTTGAAGTCTTTGCCCATGAATGCATACAGAAATGGGTTCAGGCAACTGTTTGCACTAGCCAGAGTTGTAGATATACTTAGCCCTTCACGAATAACAGTTAGAGAAGTTTGATCACCGGCTTTAAGTTCCAGAAGGATGAAGACATGGTATGGAAGCCAGCTGATGAAAAACATGGCTATCAGTGCAGTCAGGACCTTGAAGGCTTTGGAGGACCTGGTCATCCTGTTGGTCCTCAGTCGCAGGATGAGGACAGAGTAGCAGAAGATGATGATGAGGACCGGGAGCACAAAGCCACTGATAAATCGACTGACAGCTACAGTTATGTGACTGTTAAGGTGTGGGTATTGATTAAAGCACGTTATGCCATCTGGGGATACCTGACGAATCACTGTGGAGGGAATGCTCAGTGCAACAGAGACGGCCCAGGCAAAAACCACAACTGCAGAGGCCCTCCTCACGGTTCGCTGGTTCTGGGCCCAAACTGGGAATACGACAAGTAGATAACGGTCAACACTGATGACGACCAGGAGGAAGATGCTACTGAACATGTTGAGGAACATCACAAAAGAGGTGAACTTGCACATGAAGTGCCCTAAGATCCACTCCTTTGTTACCATGTAGATTATGTTGAAGGGGAGACAGGCACAGAATATGAAGTCGGAGATGGCCAGGCTGAGGTACCAGGTGGTGTTGACCGTCTTTTTCACCTTGAGACCAGCTATCCAGATGACCACCCCATTCCCACAAACCCCCAGCAGTAAGATGACCACATTGACCACAGGGAGTATGTAGTCCGATGTTGAACTGGGTGATGTATCCGGTGGTTGGCCAAATGAGGACTGAGTTGGAGGGGCTTTGCTATCATCATAATTATAATCATCAATCGTTGGAATTGCTTCTAATGTCACTGCTGCCATGGCTCTCTCGTTCTGTCCAAACACAAGTATAAAAATCAGCTACATCAGAGAAAACAAACAGCAGGACTATTGAATATCATTTCATTCAATACATTAATTTAAGATTTGAAATGTCAGTATTTAGAATGTTATTGAAAAGCTTATGCTGTGTCAACTCAGAGCATTTTGTTAAGTTAACTAAGTGATAAAATATTAGTTGCATTGTAATATATTCATACCATTTTATGTCCGTgaggtaaaacaaataaaaaaacacagtGCCATTACATGGCACACTATGTCATGAAAATCTCTCATTGACACAAATGCATGATTTACTTGAAGGTACAAGTTATCTGCACTTTGTTTTAAGCTAT from Oncorhynchus clarkii lewisi isolate Uvic-CL-2024 chromosome 30, UVic_Ocla_1.0, whole genome shotgun sequence includes the following:
- the LOC139389505 gene encoding chemerin-like receptor 1: MAAVTLEAIPTIDDYNYDDSKAPPTQSSFGQPPDTSPSSTSDYILPVVNVVILLLGVCGNGVVIWIAGLKVKKTVNTTWYLSLAISDFIFCACLPFNIIYMVTKEWILGHFMCKFTSFVMFLNMFSSIFLLVVISVDRYLLVVFPVWAQNQRTVRRASAVVVFAWAVSVALSIPSTVIRQVSPDGITCFNQYPHLNSHITVAVSRFISGFVLPVLIIIFCYSVLILRLRTNRMTRSSKAFKVLTALIAMFFISWLPYHVFILLELKAGDQTSLTVIREGLSISTTLASANSCLNPFLYAFMGKDFKQKFFNSFLSKIENAFDEEERSSRSRGTSFSQADSKVYTNV